The Helianthus annuus cultivar XRQ/B chromosome 15, HanXRQr2.0-SUNRISE, whole genome shotgun sequence genomic sequence CCCAGCTCGatggtagttttgcatcaaaccttggacataaggcacatgaCACTGACAATTAAGACAAAGTCCAATTAGTGCATCTACTCcattgtctttcggctatcaacgccaccacatgatgcatgattaaccatccccctcttttaatattattttcacgaaattagtaaaataacgttaaaaatagtgcactttcacttttacCCCCGAacgtacacatatatacacaTTAAATGCGCATACATGACGTAATGTTGGGGAATGAAATTAACATGGTGATACTTGTATAAAGTTCCCTGAATTACACTTTCGTGATTCTATAATAATTTAAACTAGagatattttattttaagtttttaacaCAGTGATATCAAGCAACCCATGGTCCAAGGACTGATTTTGTAACCCCATCATATTTCTGGTTAACCTCCTTCCTTATTCTCTCTTTCATTCACCCAAACGCCGTCGTTCGGAACCATAACAATGGCGTTCTTCAGGACCGCAATCACGAAAACAAACCTAGATACCAAACTTTCTTACGCATTCGCATTCAAACGGTGCATTCACGGCGTCACTCAACCGCCGCCGCTTGATATTCCGATCAGTCCATTTGCGGCTTCGCCGCCATTAACTTTGCCGGAAACCGAGAGAAGCGTAGACCCGTTTCACAACGGGTTCGGGTCTGGTATCCATATTGGGAGCGGGTCTATGGAGCTCATGGCTGTCCCTAAAAAGAAGGTCTATTCTTTTAAACCCTAATACTTCATTTCCTTTTGTTTTTAATCTATGTTTTACAGCTTCTGTTAATGAATTTAATAACTAGTGTTTGTTGATTTAGGGTTTTGCTATTTAGCAGTTCATGATTTGAATTAACAATTAAGTTTGTTTATATCTGAATCCCAGTTTTAATCCATGATTCATGATCCTAATCATACACTAAGATCAAGTTTGGGGCCAAAAAAACCAGTTTCTTAAGCATTCATTGTCCTTTGACTCATGAGAATTGTTATATTTTAAGTTGCATTTATATTATATTCAAGGTTATATTTCCTTTGTTGTATATAAACAAAATATTTCCCTAAAACCAAGTTGAGTTAGCCTTACCTACCTGATGCGTGCGCCTCCTGCCTTGACTTTGGGGACCTCATCGCCTTGCGCCTTTTAAAACATAGGAAGTGGATGTCTTGGTTTTACAAAGTGAGAGccgcacaaaagcgacgaggtctaaaaccAAAGCGCGAGGCGCAagctaattatatatatttttatatatcccataggtttttagctttccctacccaaaatatagctataagtaAGGTTTTTGTATGATTTTAGCTGGATGTACAAGCCAAAAAACCCAAGGTACAACAGTTAGATGCACAAAAACGCCTCGGGTACGAGAGGCACGTGCTTCAGGCCAAAAAATCCCAGAAAAATTCCAAAAAAGCGCGCCTTTTTAGCGCTTCTTGTAATTACTCTAGGCGCTGAGCGAAAAAGCCCCAGGGTGTGCGCCTTGCTGCGCCTCGCGCTTAAGCGTGCCTcaggcgcgctttttaaaaccaaggtggATGTGGCTAACCAAATCTAGCAATTTTCATGGCCTGTAAAGAGCAAGTGGTTAAAGCATTATAAATCTTGATACATGTTTCATTACTTTGACATTTTGCGTTGAAGTATTAAGGTTAAGATGCTTTAGATTGTTTGGATTATGGTGTTTTTGTATTGCTGCAAACCAAGTTTTAGTTTTCTCTGTTATTTTAAGTTTTCTTCTTGTCGGTATGCAATGGTCGTCTTTCTTATGTGTCGGCATGAATGACTCTTtaacataaaagggaacaaaggTATTTTTGATTATTTGTATTATAGTCTAGCATATGAACAAATATTGTATGCAGGCACTTGATTTTCTCTTTAAATGCAGCATACCAAAAGGGCAAAACATCGATTACCTAGCTAACTAAGGAGGTGTCTGTGTGACTGTGTGTGATGTGATAGTAATAACTTGATTTTTAATAATCAGAATCCGGAAAATCATCTATTATAAACGGGCTAATGATATGGATTGTAGTGTTTGGATTTAGAGTTTTAAGTGATGTTTTGTTGATGATTCCAGACTTCTCCTCACAAGCGCGGGATCAGAAATGGACCAAAGGCTCTAAAACCTATTCCCGTCATAATACGTTGCAAGTAAGCCCTCTGTTTCGTGTCTTGCATTTATACGCGTCATACCTAAAATGTCATATGCTTGAAATGTTGAATTTTTTAGACCTTTTTTTTCTTCATTATCATATGCTTGTAAAGTGTCAGCAAATAATCTAATATCCGAATTGTGTTCATTCTTGTTGCAGGGTTTGTGGTCGGGTGAAACTACCTCATTTTTTCTGCTGCAGTGGACTTAGGGACACAGACGCACCCAATGGTTCAACCAGTTGACCACAGGTAAGTAGAATTGGGTTCTCCAAACCATCATGGACAGAGAACTAGACATGACCTAATGCGTCCACATTCTGATTACATATTCAGTCTACTAAATCGAACGGCTCTTTGTATCTCAGTAGGATCATGAAAGATCGTGATTTGTCACCTTCTCATGGTTCATTGCATTTTTTGGATGGTAAGTATGCTGGACCAATAATGTACGTGTGTCATTCAAGTATTCAACGATCATCATGTTTAATTCATTGACAATCTGAATAACTTTTGTTCTAAACTTTAAAGTTTCTTCTGATTTTGGTTCTTGTGTCTTTGAGGGTTTACAGATCTCCCTTATATATGCTTATGAATATAGTTTCTGGTTTGATTCTAGATAAATATATTCTTGTATGTGCATAGACacaccaacacacacacacatatgaaTTCATCCCCttat encodes the following:
- the LOC110911424 gene encoding uncharacterized protein LOC110911424; the protein is MAFFRTAITKTNLDTKLSYAFAFKRCIHGVTQPPPLDIPISPFAASPPLTLPETERSVDPFHNGFGSGIHIGSGSMELMAVPKKKTSPHKRGIRNGPKALKPIPVIIRCKVCGRVKLPHFFCCSGLRDTDAPNGSTS